The stretch of DNA ACTATACAACTATCATCGAGAACCCGCTTGCCGGTGACGAAGCAAAGCTCGATACATGGAGTGTCCCTGATCCGTCGGAGAAAAAACTCTACGGCGAAATGGAGCGGATTCTGGACCTGTACGGAGATGAGTACTGGATTGCAGGCTCCTGCCGCTGCAGCCTGTTCGAAACCGCCTGGTACCTGCGCGGACTGGATCAGTTCATGCTCGACATGCTGCTGAACGAAGAATACGTCAACACACTTCTGGACAAGATCATGGAATTCCCCCGGGCGGTGCTGCTCGAATACATCCGCATGGGCGTCGATATGGTGTGGATGGGAGACGATGTGGCGTCCCAGCAGGGGATGATGATATCTCCCGAACTGTGGAGAAAGTATCTGAAACCGCGCTATGCCAGCCTGTTCAGGGATTTCAAGGACGCCAATCCCGAAATAAAGATTGCCTATCACAGCTGCGGGAACTGCGGCGCCATCGTGGAGGAGATGATAGAAATAGGTCTGGATGTGCTTCATCCTGTCCAGCCCCAGGCTATCGATCCGATTGAGACGAAGCAGCGTTTCGGCGACCGTCTGACCCTGATGGGGGGGCTGGATATCCAGCTCCTGATGCCGAAGGGGAATCCGAAGGATGTTGAAGACGAGGTCCTGCGGCTCATGCGCGGATGCGGGAAAGACGGCGGATTTATCCTGGGCGGGGCCCATCACTTCCAGGAGGATACCCCTACGGGGAATATTCAGGCTCTTTACAGGAC from Marispirochaeta aestuarii encodes:
- a CDS encoding uroporphyrinogen decarboxylase family protein, with protein sequence MKPKERVRAAIAHIETEQLPTFSSFTPRLAQKLRGELSIREEDVGIYFGNDMVQVGIGIEKSNNYSTDPEYVCPWGITWRNIKNNFGYYTTIIENPLAGDEAKLDTWSVPDPSEKKLYGEMERILDLYGDEYWIAGSCRCSLFETAWYLRGLDQFMLDMLLNEEYVNTLLDKIMEFPRAVLLEYIRMGVDMVWMGDDVASQQGMMISPELWRKYLKPRYASLFRDFKDANPEIKIAYHSCGNCGAIVEEMIEIGLDVLHPVQPQAIDPIETKQRFGDRLTLMGGLDIQLLMPKGNPKDVEDEVLRLMRGCGKDGGFILGGAHHFQEDTPTGNIQALYRTIQEHALTSDSFRKPVESTREVFSRLKEKLNRDSKIVP